A window from Sphingobacterium hotanense encodes these proteins:
- a CDS encoding ammonium transporter: MTLSGKKSYLPIVLMGFVVLISLFFSKAPSINGDFEYNYADVAWMLTSTALVLIMTPGLAYFYGGMVKKKNVISTMLQSFICMAVIAVLWVVFGFSLVFGESIGGVIGNPTTYFMFNGVLEEKPWDGASTIPFALFAIYQLKFAIIAPALITGAFAERIKFTSFVLFICLFFIFIYAPLAHATWHPDGILMKMGVLDFAGGTVVHMSAGLTALASAIFLRQGKNYHEHIPARITYVLLGTGMLWFGWIGFNAGSAFAASELAATALITTSTASGAAALTYIFLDAARGVKPSAMGVCIGAVVGLVAITPAAGFVTFGHSLVTGAVTALVSRFVIDWRTRSKIDDTLDVFPSHGVGGMVGMLLTGVFASKQINPAIEGNGLFYGETSLFTAHVIGLIGATVFTLVLAFILLKVCDMISPLRVSEAEEEAGLDLSQHGEKL, translated from the coding sequence ATGACATTATCAGGTAAAAAATCGTATTTGCCCATTGTTTTGATGGGATTCGTAGTGTTAATTTCGTTGTTTTTTTCAAAAGCACCCTCAATTAATGGTGATTTCGAATATAATTATGCTGATGTTGCCTGGATGTTGACTTCTACGGCGTTAGTTTTGATTATGACGCCAGGGTTGGCCTATTTTTACGGAGGAATGGTGAAAAAAAAGAATGTGATCTCAACAATGCTTCAAAGTTTCATCTGTATGGCTGTTATTGCGGTGTTATGGGTTGTATTTGGCTTTAGTTTAGTATTCGGCGAGTCGATCGGAGGGGTTATTGGCAATCCTACAACCTATTTCATGTTCAATGGTGTGTTGGAGGAAAAGCCCTGGGACGGTGCATCGACTATACCGTTTGCTTTATTTGCGATATACCAGCTTAAATTCGCTATCATTGCGCCGGCATTGATAACCGGAGCATTTGCTGAACGCATCAAATTCACATCTTTTGTTCTATTCATCTGTTTATTCTTCATTTTTATCTATGCTCCCTTAGCTCATGCGACTTGGCATCCGGATGGCATTTTGATGAAAATGGGCGTTCTAGATTTTGCCGGTGGAACCGTGGTCCATATGTCAGCAGGGTTGACGGCATTAGCATCGGCTATCTTCTTAAGACAAGGTAAAAACTACCATGAGCATATACCTGCACGTATTACTTATGTATTATTAGGTACAGGAATGCTTTGGTTTGGTTGGATTGGATTTAATGCAGGCTCTGCCTTTGCGGCATCCGAATTAGCTGCTACAGCATTGATTACAACATCAACTGCTTCAGGCGCAGCCGCTCTAACATACATTTTTCTCGATGCTGCCCGCGGGGTCAAACCTTCCGCTATGGGCGTTTGCATTGGTGCTGTTGTTGGGTTGGTTGCCATAACCCCCGCTGCTGGATTTGTGACTTTTGGACATTCCTTAGTTACCGGTGCAGTAACCGCCTTAGTAAGCCGTTTTGTAATTGATTGGAGAACGCGTTCCAAGATCGACGATACCTTGGATGTTTTCCCAAGTCATGGCGTCGGCGGTATGGTGGGTATGCTGCTTACGGGCGTTTTCGCTAGCAAGCAAATCAATCCAGCAATCGAAGGCAATGGCCTGTTCTATGGAGAGACCTCTTTATTTACAGCGCATGTTATCGGTTTGATTGGTGCTACCGTTTTTACACTTGTATTAGCCTTTATATTATTAAAAGTTTGCGATATGATCTCTCCACTGCGGGTTAGCGAAGCAGAGGAAGAAGCAGGATTGGACCTGTCGCAACATGGCGAAAAGTTATAG
- a CDS encoding sulfite exporter TauE/SafE family protein, whose translation MLIVGCILAVIVGVTLGMLGSGGTILTVPILVYVMAVHPVIATTYSLFAIGITSFVGGLRGIIRKEADLGKILTFGLPSLIVVFFTRSFILPLVPDVIHIAGYAIEQRTALMLLFSMVMIASSLSMIFAMKKHTIPEAPRVHVPISLVLAQGALVGLVTGLVGAGGGFLIIPALVNFYHLPMRRAVATSLIIITVNSFFGLVGDSEKFAEFDWNLLLSYTGSTLIGIFIGFYFADRVSNTFLKVAFGYLILMIGIYIILKETVLL comes from the coding sequence ATGTTAATAGTTGGTTGTATTTTAGCCGTTATCGTTGGGGTAACCTTAGGGATGCTTGGGAGTGGAGGTACCATTCTTACCGTTCCAATTTTGGTGTACGTCATGGCGGTACATCCGGTTATTGCTACTACCTATTCTTTATTTGCAATCGGGATCACTTCTTTCGTTGGTGGCCTGCGGGGAATTATCCGCAAAGAGGCTGATTTGGGGAAGATATTGACTTTCGGTCTACCTTCGCTTATCGTTGTGTTTTTCACGCGATCGTTTATTCTTCCCCTTGTTCCGGATGTTATTCACATTGCGGGCTATGCCATTGAGCAACGAACGGCATTGATGCTACTGTTTTCGATGGTGATGATTGCTTCATCGCTCAGTATGATTTTTGCGATGAAGAAACATACGATCCCTGAGGCGCCACGCGTCCATGTGCCTATCAGCTTGGTGCTTGCTCAAGGTGCACTTGTTGGATTGGTGACAGGTTTAGTAGGTGCCGGTGGGGGATTTTTAATTATCCCGGCCTTAGTGAACTTTTACCATTTGCCAATGCGCCGTGCTGTAGCGACTTCTTTGATTATCATCACCGTTAACTCCTTCTTTGGATTAGTTGGTGATAGCGAGAAGTTTGCGGAATTTGATTGGAATTTGTTGTTGAGTTATACCGGCTCAACGCTGATTGGGATTTTTATAGGTTTTTATTTTGCTGATCGAGTTTCTAATACTTTTCTCAAGGTCGCTTTTGGATACTTGATTCTGATGATCGGGATATATATTATTCTTAAAGAGACGGTTCTTCTTTAA
- a CDS encoding GH92 family glycosyl hydrolase has translation MKKNYARFGKLMLLAILPSLGLAQQKKLTDYVNPLIGTAKMGHTFPGATVPFGSVQLSPDTDTIPYAFNGKYTGTVYEYCAGYQYKDKTIVGFSHTHFSGTGHSDLGDILVMPTQGKVQLNPGTADRPQDGYRSPFSHDNEVAEPNYYKVKLDKHNILAELTTSTRVGMHRYTFPKSDASHLIFDLTAGIYNYDEKNVWTVVRVLNDSTITGYRQTNGWARTRTVYFAIKTSKPFKNYGARYYDKETPYKGFWRKFDQKNNFPDLAAHNMKLHLDFDTEDSEQVMMKVALSPVSMRNALANMEEEVPHWDFEQVVSKGKDAWEKELGKIKVDMLNEADLVNFYTSVYHANLMPTIYMDVNGEYKGLDQEVHRAEGFVNYTSFSLWDTFRAFHPWLNLINPSRNADMVSSMMAHYDQSLLGMLPIWSHYANDNWCMSGYHSVSVVSDAILKGVYKGDAEAALLACISTANARPYEGIGDYIDLGYVPDEVSTSSVSNTLEYAYDDWCIAQVAKKLGHTDIAEEFTKRSNNWRNLFDKSIGFMRPKDKSGKFRAEFDVLDTHGQGFIEGNTWNYSLYVPHDPIGLREAIGGEKRFETYLDSLFTMELPDKYFEKTEDITREGIIGNYVHGNEPSHHVAYLYNITMSPWKTQKRVREIIRHQYNNGADGLGGNDDCGQMSAWYLFTSLGFYPVAPGDAHYWIGSPLVKSANVELENGKTLKVVAKNQGEKNVYVSKVSWNGREIKDFKISHDDLMSGGTLEFVMSNKPKKK, from the coding sequence ATGAAGAAGAATTATGCGCGATTCGGGAAGCTTATGTTGTTAGCCATTCTCCCTAGTTTAGGCTTGGCTCAACAGAAGAAGTTGACCGATTATGTAAACCCTTTGATTGGAACAGCCAAGATGGGACATACCTTTCCAGGTGCTACCGTTCCATTTGGTTCCGTACAGTTGAGTCCCGACACCGATACTATTCCTTATGCTTTTAATGGCAAATATACCGGCACAGTCTACGAGTATTGTGCAGGCTATCAATATAAGGATAAGACGATTGTAGGCTTTAGCCACACCCATTTTAGCGGAACCGGGCACTCAGATTTAGGTGATATTTTGGTGATGCCTACGCAAGGGAAAGTTCAATTGAACCCCGGTACGGCAGATCGGCCACAAGATGGTTATCGCTCGCCTTTTAGCCATGATAATGAGGTTGCAGAACCTAACTATTACAAAGTAAAGCTAGATAAGCATAATATATTAGCCGAGTTAACGACCAGTACGCGCGTGGGAATGCATCGATATACCTTCCCTAAATCCGATGCCTCGCATCTTATTTTTGATCTGACGGCCGGGATCTATAACTACGACGAGAAGAATGTGTGGACGGTGGTTCGCGTCTTGAACGATTCAACTATTACAGGCTATAGGCAAACGAACGGATGGGCGAGAACCCGTACCGTTTATTTTGCGATTAAGACTTCTAAACCGTTTAAGAACTATGGGGCACGTTATTATGATAAGGAAACACCTTACAAAGGATTCTGGCGTAAGTTCGATCAGAAGAATAATTTCCCGGATCTAGCGGCACATAATATGAAGTTGCACTTGGATTTCGATACGGAAGACTCGGAGCAGGTGATGATGAAAGTTGCTTTAAGTCCGGTAAGCATGCGCAATGCATTGGCGAATATGGAAGAAGAAGTTCCGCACTGGGATTTCGAGCAAGTTGTTTCGAAGGGTAAAGATGCTTGGGAGAAGGAGCTTGGCAAGATTAAAGTGGATATGCTAAATGAGGCGGATTTAGTTAATTTCTACACTTCCGTTTATCATGCTAACCTGATGCCAACGATTTATATGGATGTGAATGGTGAATATAAGGGCTTGGACCAGGAGGTTCATCGCGCCGAGGGCTTCGTGAATTACACTTCATTCTCCTTATGGGATACCTTTAGAGCGTTTCACCCTTGGCTGAATCTGATCAATCCATCGCGCAATGCAGATATGGTTTCGTCGATGATGGCGCATTATGATCAGTCTTTGCTGGGAATGCTGCCTATTTGGTCGCATTATGCTAATGATAACTGGTGTATGTCAGGCTATCATTCGGTTTCTGTTGTTTCGGATGCGATCTTGAAGGGCGTTTATAAAGGGGATGCGGAAGCGGCTTTGTTGGCTTGTATCTCTACAGCAAATGCTCGCCCATATGAAGGCATTGGTGATTATATCGATTTAGGATATGTGCCGGATGAGGTATCAACGTCATCCGTTTCCAATACATTGGAGTATGCTTACGACGATTGGTGTATCGCGCAAGTCGCTAAGAAATTAGGTCATACGGATATCGCGGAAGAGTTTACGAAACGCTCGAACAACTGGCGTAATTTATTTGATAAGTCTATCGGGTTTATGCGTCCGAAAGATAAATCAGGGAAATTTAGAGCAGAGTTTGATGTGTTGGATACCCATGGGCAAGGGTTTATTGAGGGCAACACCTGGAACTATTCCTTATATGTTCCACACGATCCTATTGGCTTGCGCGAAGCGATTGGCGGCGAAAAGCGTTTTGAAACGTACTTAGACTCCTTATTTACAATGGAATTGCCGGATAAGTATTTTGAAAAAACTGAGGATATAACTCGTGAGGGCATTATTGGTAACTATGTTCATGGAAACGAGCCATCGCACCACGTTGCCTATCTCTACAATATCACGATGAGCCCTTGGAAAACACAAAAACGTGTTAGAGAGATTATCCGCCATCAATATAATAATGGCGCGGACGGCCTGGGCGGTAATGACGACTGCGGGCAGATGTCGGCATGGTATTTATTCACGTCCTTAGGCTTTTATCCGGTAGCTCCCGGCGATGCTCACTACTGGATCGGTAGTCCTTTGGTGAAGTCGGCAAACGTAGAGCTAGAGAATGGGAAAACGTTGAAAGTCGTGGCAAAGAATCAGGGTGAGAAAAATGTTTATGTCAGCAAGGTGAGTTGGAATGGTAGGGAGATTAAAGATTTTAAGATTTCGCACGATGATTTGATGAGCGGCGGAACTTTAGAGTTCGTTATGAGCAATAAGCCGAAAAAGAAGTAG
- a CDS encoding STM3941 family protein: MNEVTIPYSAKKQKNMALLFLLIGIAGLAIGYYIFFIETRVYLIGRVVSIFLILLGFGGFLKLILAPKKATDAAITFSKLGIQGNTTPVAKAAGLIEWSDIAEYQIDDRYIHIALKNPEKYAERMKSFFVRDTFMKGQKGALAISIAEVDATEGEIARYVYQFINESFQQKGWS, from the coding sequence ATGAACGAAGTAACCATCCCCTACAGTGCAAAAAAGCAGAAAAACATGGCTCTCCTATTCCTATTGATCGGAATTGCCGGCCTCGCCATCGGATACTATATTTTTTTTATTGAAACAAGAGTTTATCTCATAGGAAGAGTAGTGTCCATTTTTCTTATTCTTTTAGGATTCGGAGGATTCTTAAAACTAATTCTTGCCCCTAAGAAGGCAACAGATGCAGCAATCACGTTCTCGAAATTAGGGATCCAAGGCAACACGACTCCTGTTGCCAAAGCGGCGGGACTAATCGAATGGAGCGATATTGCCGAATACCAAATCGACGATAGATACATTCATATAGCACTCAAGAACCCGGAGAAATATGCGGAACGAATGAAGAGCTTCTTTGTTAGAGATACTTTTATGAAAGGGCAAAAAGGTGCTCTAGCGATATCTATTGCAGAAGTCGACGCGACTGAGGGTGAAATAGCTCGCTATGTTTACCAATTTATCAACGAATCGTTTCAACAAAAAGGATGGTCCTAG
- a CDS encoding DoxX family protein produces MIDHTSIGLLILRFFIGIRVIYGVLDNVLSFSHMKEFAGFLSQFAFPFPMFSAILSVYVQLIASILILIGWKTRIAAAFLAFNFLIALIMVHFKSGDSLEALTPALAIFCIVLALIFTGAGKYAIDNRQITTHKTT; encoded by the coding sequence ATGATTGACCATACTTCCATAGGACTCCTAATTCTTCGATTTTTTATCGGAATTAGAGTGATATACGGTGTACTCGACAACGTACTGAGTTTCTCGCACATGAAAGAATTCGCTGGCTTTCTCTCTCAATTTGCATTCCCATTCCCGATGTTTTCCGCCATTCTTTCAGTCTATGTCCAACTGATTGCATCGATATTGATACTGATCGGTTGGAAAACAAGAATTGCCGCCGCATTCTTAGCCTTCAATTTCTTGATTGCATTAATCATGGTGCATTTCAAAAGCGGCGACAGCTTGGAAGCATTAACTCCGGCGCTCGCTATTTTTTGTATTGTTCTGGCGCTGATATTTACAGGAGCGGGGAAATACGCTATAGATAATCGTCAAATTACAACCCACAAAACAACATAA
- a CDS encoding FN3 domain-containing metallophosphoesterase family protein, with the protein MKPTTYIFALFLSLIAASVIAQEKISISHQPYIQALTDSSLSIVWVTNKPAVAWVELAPADESHFYAEARPKLFAAKYGYKTVGTVHQVDIKGLKPGTKYRYRVYNQEVLSHQGTRVQYGNYVATDVYSKAALTFVTPKPSDKVSFAILNDIHGKNDLLSNLIGQVDLSKTDFVVFNGDMVDALISEDQMFNGFMDKATELFASEKPMYFSRGNHETRGPFAVAYPKYFPTSSGELYYMFTQGEACFIVLDGGEDKPDSDIEYAGIVDMDFYRAEQAAWLERAVESPAFKNARYKIVICHMPPMGGWHGSIDIERKFVPILNKSGAQIMISGHLHRHVKQLPTQAIQFPLLVNSNVNIIKADITADKAVFRVIDQQGKQVDEISLNPLR; encoded by the coding sequence ATGAAACCAACAACCTACATTTTTGCTCTTTTTTTATCATTAATTGCAGCATCAGTAATTGCGCAGGAAAAGATCAGTATCAGTCATCAGCCCTATATTCAAGCGCTGACCGATAGCTCGTTATCCATTGTATGGGTAACAAATAAGCCTGCTGTTGCCTGGGTAGAGTTAGCTCCGGCCGATGAGAGTCATTTTTATGCGGAAGCAAGGCCAAAGCTATTTGCTGCAAAGTATGGTTATAAAACGGTGGGTACTGTTCATCAGGTGGATATTAAGGGTTTAAAACCGGGGACGAAATACCGATACCGTGTCTATAATCAGGAAGTGTTAAGCCATCAGGGAACGCGGGTTCAGTATGGTAACTATGTGGCGACGGACGTGTATTCGAAGGCTGCATTAACTTTTGTTACGCCTAAGCCTTCAGACAAGGTCTCATTCGCCATTTTAAATGATATTCACGGCAAGAATGATTTGCTGAGCAATCTAATCGGGCAAGTTGATCTTTCGAAGACTGATTTTGTCGTTTTCAATGGTGATATGGTCGATGCTTTGATTAGTGAAGATCAGATGTTCAATGGTTTTATGGACAAGGCGACGGAGCTGTTCGCGAGCGAGAAGCCGATGTATTTCTCTCGTGGTAATCATGAAACTCGCGGTCCGTTTGCAGTTGCTTATCCGAAGTATTTTCCAACGAGTTCCGGGGAGTTATATTATATGTTTACGCAAGGGGAGGCTTGCTTTATTGTGTTGGACGGGGGTGAGGATAAACCGGATAGTGATATTGAATATGCTGGAATCGTGGATATGGATTTCTATAGGGCGGAACAGGCCGCTTGGTTGGAAAGAGCGGTGGAAAGTCCGGCATTTAAGAATGCAAGGTATAAGATTGTGATCTGCCATATGCCGCCCATGGGAGGCTGGCATGGTTCGATCGATATCGAGCGTAAATTTGTTCCGATATTGAATAAGTCGGGTGCACAGATTATGATCAGCGGCCATTTGCACCGCCATGTGAAGCAACTGCCAACGCAAGCTATCCAGTTTCCTTTATTGGTAAACTCTAATGTAAACATCATCAAGGCAGATATTACGGCTGATAAGGCTGTATTCAGAGTAATCGATCAGCAAGGTAAACAGGTGGATGAGATTAGCTTAAATCCGTTACGGTAA
- a CDS encoding site-specific integrase has translation MFKFSTKLHVYKHRIKKDGLVSLYLQVYISVPGNTDRDYFPLNLEWPMANIDFEQNRVKDRYRKDPDTNDYNMIIMSQRAKLNEVAKIYRLSNRQLTTDTLRRELFYYDSFRSVVGFFKKRRKELLKLKVISEQTWKNYGSTIQALEEFNPMLRWDQVNVKFMYEFRAWLKKKTKKGGKTVGHNTVWTRIKDLKSFFRVANEEIQVYVPSEVLDFPNPYQESESTYLNKGEIIRLIQQLDVDVLNPTQFNVLKAFLFCCFSGIRISDLYNSKYSWMYSENFLKFTMQKNSERKPKTITIPLIPIAKIFIQGAGGSLFELPTMQEYNRSLKDLAGFARIDKVISSHVARHTFGYLIMKYVGDIYLLKKLLGHSKIATTEKYAHVDDEDNYEKALQIQGDFEQLYKIKNFH, from the coding sequence ATGTTTAAGTTTTCTACAAAACTTCATGTCTACAAGCATCGAATTAAAAAAGATGGGCTTGTATCTCTTTACCTTCAAGTTTATATTTCCGTTCCTGGAAATACTGATCGTGATTATTTTCCTTTGAATCTAGAATGGCCGATGGCAAACATCGATTTTGAGCAGAATCGCGTAAAGGATCGATATCGTAAAGATCCGGATACCAACGATTATAATATGATCATCATGTCGCAGCGCGCAAAGCTGAATGAGGTTGCGAAAATCTATAGATTATCCAATCGCCAATTGACGACTGACACTCTTAGGCGAGAGCTTTTTTATTATGATTCCTTTCGGTCTGTTGTAGGCTTTTTTAAGAAGAGGCGTAAGGAACTTCTAAAATTGAAAGTCATTTCGGAACAAACGTGGAAGAACTACGGATCAACCATCCAGGCATTAGAAGAATTTAATCCGATGCTCCGCTGGGATCAGGTCAATGTTAAGTTTATGTATGAGTTTCGCGCGTGGTTGAAAAAAAAGACGAAGAAAGGCGGAAAGACCGTTGGCCATAATACAGTTTGGACGCGTATAAAAGACCTAAAATCTTTCTTCCGCGTTGCAAACGAAGAAATACAGGTATATGTTCCAAGCGAAGTTCTGGATTTTCCTAATCCTTATCAGGAGAGTGAAAGTACGTACTTGAACAAAGGTGAGATTATTCGGCTAATCCAACAACTGGATGTTGATGTTCTTAATCCGACGCAGTTTAATGTGTTGAAAGCATTCCTTTTTTGTTGTTTCTCCGGAATCCGGATATCGGATCTATATAACTCGAAATACTCTTGGATGTACTCTGAAAATTTCTTGAAATTTACCATGCAAAAGAATTCCGAGCGAAAGCCTAAGACTATTACCATTCCTTTAATTCCAATTGCTAAGATTTTCATACAGGGGGCAGGGGGGAGCTTGTTTGAGCTTCCAACGATGCAAGAATATAACAGAAGTTTAAAGGATCTTGCAGGGTTTGCTAGAATAGATAAAGTGATCAGCTCTCATGTGGCGAGGCACACTTTCGGCTATTTGATCATGAAATATGTGGGAGATATATATTTGCTAAAAAAGTTGCTTGGGCATTCGAAAATCGCTACAACAGAAAAATATGCGCATGTAGATGATGAGGACAATTATGAAAAAGCATTGCAAATTCAAGGCGATTTTGAACAATTATACAAGATTAAAAATTTTCATTAG